From a region of the Sulfuricurvum sp. genome:
- a CDS encoding RMD1 family protein yields the protein MNLLSLYLDKPVTKSTIEYSLDITLVRGVENGYYGFNKSLHAVLAPFGVLTLIAEEKKEILHALSSLGITLGSDDENTLITQDYPIRIDPTLISAFEVTNEAIILKSASTHNLNIIALAISQSVGLEHYEKRLNTLFLQSRRIVESIHTFSITRRTHLMQFAKRLALTRHDMVSNLLLLDKPNILWDDAEAEALYNRLAFILELYDRHETALSKLSQIKEDVMLVMDLINHKKSEFLEWIIIILILVEIVMGIMQMVK from the coding sequence GTGAACCTCTTATCTCTGTATCTTGATAAACCCGTCACTAAATCGACTATAGAATATTCACTCGATATCACCCTCGTACGAGGGGTTGAAAACGGCTATTACGGATTTAATAAATCACTTCATGCCGTATTGGCACCCTTTGGCGTGCTTACGCTCATCGCCGAAGAAAAAAAAGAGATTCTTCATGCCCTCTCCTCTCTCGGAATTACCCTCGGATCCGATGATGAAAATACACTCATCACCCAAGACTATCCTATCCGTATCGATCCGACACTCATATCAGCTTTTGAGGTAACCAACGAAGCTATCATACTTAAATCGGCTTCCACCCACAATCTCAATATCATTGCTCTGGCAATCTCCCAAAGCGTCGGATTGGAACATTATGAAAAACGTCTGAATACCCTCTTTCTCCAAAGTCGCCGAATCGTCGAATCGATCCACACGTTTTCGATTACCCGCCGCACTCACCTGATGCAGTTTGCCAAACGGCTAGCTCTTACCCGCCATGACATGGTCAGTAATTTGTTGTTGCTGGACAAACCCAATATTCTCTGGGATGATGCGGAAGCCGAAGCCCTTTACAACCGTCTGGCATTTATCCTAGAGCTCTATGACCGTCACGAAACCGCCCTCTCTAAACTCTCTCAAATCAAAGAAGACGTGATGCTTGTTATGGATTTGATCAATCATAAAAAAAGCGAATTTTTAGAGTGGATCATCATCATTTTGATCCTTGTCGAGATCGTGATGGGAATTATGCAGATGGTAAAATAA
- a CDS encoding c-type cytochrome yields the protein MTKTIALLILGVSTIMAANNTKIYGAKCGECHGMDGKDTSIAGKAIAGGTGALAKLTGYKNGTYGGAQKEIMQGNVASLSDEELKAVAEYVDGLK from the coding sequence ATGACAAAAACAATTGCGCTCTTAATACTTGGCGTATCGACAATAATGGCGGCCAATAATACCAAAATCTACGGTGCCAAATGCGGTGAATGTCACGGAATGGACGGGAAAGACACCTCTATAGCGGGCAAAGCGATTGCAGGGGGAACCGGTGCGTTGGCTAAGCTCACCGGTTATAAAAACGGTACCTACGGCGGCGCTCAAAAAGAGATTATGCAAGGCAACGTTGCCTCACTCAGCGATGAAGAGCTAAAAGCAGTCGCCGAGTATGTCGACGGATTAAAATAA
- a CDS encoding EAL domain-containing protein translates to MKLITLKSIVSDTSFTLNSSQPIAKALEVMAEHAISSIVIIDGQNRPKGIFTEHDALRVVAEIMDTERSLAEVMTPDPFCVAENVFLHDAYAMMAEKEYRHLVVVNLEGEFIGIVSEGDFLRHIGFEKLNKFKLVSEAMSETPLIVRLDTSLVHAAGSMKERKCDYAVVLDGSHPVGLITERDIAHWCAHEKEASTVTVENLLHRDFKIIQKNIPLQEAAALMEDHGIHQLIVEDEEGSLVGLLNRHDVLHAVHGAYFEFLIRVIDQKNAAIAKIGERKKEIFHQKEVVEKNALKFQKLFEALPDGVLLLDAVSMKAVEFNRAAHEQLGYSSEEFAELNIHDYNAVESLIETRRRIEAITQYGHDSFETVHRTKSGRLLDVLVNVVAIELEKHSHMIAVYRDISEQKKSERNLREHREELARQTHFLKTLFDSIPDPIWIKDYEGKYLACNTTFERLAGGKEEEIIGKSDFEIVDAELAQFFRDHDLKAMNSEKATIYEEFLTFLDGSYAGYFETTKTAMRDTEGKVIGVLGIARDITERKHHEERLETLANYDPLTGLANRGLLLSHLQNSILQAKRESVQIGLLMFDLDRFKDINDSYGHNAGDELLQQVASRFGARLREGDLISRLGGDEFAVVIEHLTHPEDAGRLAKEMLSVLGEVYKLSSGASIHIGGSVGIVLFPDHGESAQELLQHADAALYKAKEEGRGIYRYYTDDLTDNARKRIECEISLRHAITNNEFEVYYQPQVHIATGRIVGAEALVRWNHPTRGIVSPLEFIPIAEETGLIGEIGEWVLNETCRQGKIWFDQGHRLTLAVNLSAHQVRHQNIPKMVERALKKSGYPADRLELELTESALMQREEETVAMLHSLRAHGIRLAIDDFGTGYSSLSYLKRFPIDVLKIDKSFVDDIPFENDDMAIVTAIIAMAQALGFQVLAEGTERIEQIEFLKEKGCTMYQGYFKSPPVPAAEFEKLLS, encoded by the coding sequence ATGAAGCTTATTACCTTAAAATCGATCGTGTCTGATACGTCATTTACGCTGAATTCAAGTCAACCTATAGCGAAGGCACTCGAGGTGATGGCGGAGCATGCTATCAGCTCCATTGTCATTATTGATGGTCAAAACCGTCCCAAAGGGATTTTTACCGAACACGATGCTCTTCGTGTCGTAGCGGAGATCATGGATACGGAGCGTTCTTTGGCAGAGGTGATGACACCGGATCCTTTTTGTGTTGCCGAGAACGTTTTTCTGCATGATGCGTATGCCATGATGGCGGAGAAAGAGTACCGCCATCTTGTTGTTGTTAACTTGGAGGGAGAATTCATCGGTATCGTCAGTGAGGGGGATTTTCTTCGTCACATCGGATTTGAAAAACTGAATAAATTTAAACTGGTCTCTGAAGCGATGAGTGAAACTCCGCTGATCGTTCGTCTTGATACATCACTGGTACACGCTGCGGGATCGATGAAAGAGCGAAAATGCGACTATGCGGTTGTCTTGGATGGCAGTCATCCGGTAGGACTCATAACTGAGCGTGACATTGCCCATTGGTGTGCCCATGAAAAAGAGGCAAGTACCGTAACGGTTGAGAATCTGCTGCATCGTGATTTTAAAATTATTCAAAAAAACATTCCTTTGCAAGAAGCGGCGGCATTGATGGAGGACCACGGAATCCATCAACTGATTGTAGAAGACGAAGAAGGGAGTCTGGTCGGACTCCTGAACCGTCATGATGTGCTGCATGCGGTTCACGGTGCCTATTTTGAATTTTTGATTCGGGTAATCGATCAAAAGAATGCGGCTATTGCCAAAATAGGAGAGCGAAAGAAAGAGATCTTCCATCAAAAAGAGGTTGTCGAAAAAAATGCCTTGAAGTTTCAAAAGCTTTTTGAAGCCCTTCCTGACGGAGTACTGCTTTTGGATGCGGTCAGTATGAAGGCGGTGGAATTTAACCGTGCGGCACATGAACAGCTCGGGTACAGTTCCGAAGAGTTTGCGGAGCTTAATATTCATGATTACAATGCAGTCGAGTCTCTTATTGAAACCCGTAGACGTATTGAAGCGATTACGCAGTACGGACATGATTCTTTTGAAACCGTCCATCGTACTAAATCAGGTCGATTGCTTGATGTATTAGTCAATGTGGTTGCTATAGAGCTTGAAAAACACTCACACATGATTGCGGTATATCGCGATATTTCAGAGCAAAAAAAATCAGAGCGAAATTTACGGGAACACCGTGAGGAACTCGCGAGACAGACCCATTTTCTCAAAACCCTCTTTGACAGTATTCCAGACCCTATTTGGATCAAAGATTATGAGGGAAAATATCTGGCGTGTAATACGACGTTTGAACGACTTGCGGGAGGAAAAGAGGAAGAGATAATCGGGAAAAGCGATTTTGAGATCGTTGATGCCGAATTAGCGCAGTTTTTTCGAGATCATGATTTAAAAGCGATGAATTCCGAAAAAGCTACTATATACGAAGAGTTTTTGACATTTCTGGACGGAAGTTATGCCGGGTATTTTGAAACAACCAAAACGGCGATGAGAGATACCGAGGGGAAGGTAATCGGCGTGTTGGGGATCGCGCGGGATATTACCGAGCGAAAGCACCATGAAGAGCGGTTGGAAACATTGGCAAATTACGATCCGCTTACCGGTTTGGCGAATCGCGGATTGCTTCTTTCGCATTTACAAAATTCGATCTTGCAGGCTAAACGGGAGAGTGTGCAGATCGGATTGTTGATGTTTGATTTGGACCGATTTAAAGACATCAATGACAGTTACGGACATAATGCAGGGGATGAATTGCTGCAGCAAGTGGCGTCCCGTTTCGGAGCACGTCTGCGTGAGGGTGATTTGATCAGTCGTTTGGGAGGTGATGAGTTTGCGGTTGTTATCGAACATCTCACCCATCCTGAAGACGCCGGACGTTTGGCCAAAGAGATGCTCAGTGTATTGGGGGAAGTCTATAAGCTTTCCAGCGGAGCATCGATCCATATCGGCGGAAGTGTCGGGATTGTACTTTTTCCCGATCATGGAGAGAGTGCTCAGGAGTTATTGCAACATGCGGATGCGGCATTGTATAAAGCTAAAGAGGAAGGGAGAGGCATCTACCGTTATTATACGGATGATTTGACCGATAACGCACGCAAACGGATTGAATGTGAGATTAGTCTGCGCCATGCGATTACCAACAATGAGTTTGAAGTGTACTATCAGCCGCAAGTCCATATTGCTACCGGGCGGATAGTCGGAGCTGAGGCTTTGGTGCGTTGGAATCATCCTACACGGGGTATCGTAAGCCCTTTAGAGTTTATTCCGATTGCCGAAGAGACGGGATTGATCGGCGAAATCGGTGAATGGGTGCTGAATGAGACCTGCCGACAAGGGAAAATCTGGTTTGATCAAGGGCATAGACTGACATTGGCGGTGAACCTTTCCGCCCATCAGGTGCGCCATCAAAACATTCCGAAGATGGTTGAGAGGGCACTCAAAAAAAGCGGCTATCCTGCAGATCGGCTGGAATTGGAACTCACGGAGAGTGCTTTGATGCAGCGGGAGGAGGAGACGGTAGCAATGCTTCATAGTCTCCGCGCCCATGGGATTCGTCTGGCGATCGATGATTTCGGGACAGGGTACTCTTCGCTTTCCTATCTGAAACGTTTCCCGATCGATGTGTTAAAAATCGATAAAAGCTTCGTCGACGATATCCCGTTTGAAAACGACGATATGGCGATTGTAACGGCGATTATCGCGATGGCTCAGGCGTTAGGCTTTCAGGTGCTGGCAGAGGGGACGGAGCGGATAGAACAGATCGAATTTTTAAAAGAGAAAGGGTGTACGATGTATCAAGGGTATTTCAAAAGCCCGCCGGTTCCGGCGGCAGAGTTTGAAAAACTTTTATCCTGA